A genomic window from Winogradskyella sp. J14-2 includes:
- a CDS encoding ribose-phosphate pyrophosphokinase, whose product MPNHTTEAKIFTCSQSKDLAEEIAAAYGVDLGNVITSTYSDGEFQPSYEESIRGTRIFIIGSTHPGPKNLMEMLLMIDAAKRASARHITAVMPYFGWARQDRKDKPRVPIAAKLVAKMLEAAGATRIITMDLHADQIQGFFEKPVDHLFASTIFLPYLKSLNLDNLTIASPDMGGSKRAYAYSKALKSDVVICYKQRAKANVISHMELIGDVTGKNVVLVDDMVDTAGTLTKAADLMMERGAKSVRAICTHPILSGSAYERLENSKLEELIVTNSIPPKQESKKLRVLSCAHLFAEVMYNVHHNQSISNKFVM is encoded by the coding sequence ATGCCTAATCATACTACAGAAGCCAAGATTTTTACGTGTTCGCAAAGCAAAGATTTAGCAGAAGAAATAGCGGCTGCTTACGGAGTTGATTTAGGTAACGTTATTACCTCAACCTATAGCGATGGCGAATTTCAACCATCTTACGAAGAATCTATAAGAGGTACACGCATTTTTATTATTGGATCTACTCATCCTGGGCCAAAGAACCTAATGGAAATGTTATTAATGATTGACGCCGCTAAACGCGCCTCTGCAAGGCACATTACTGCCGTAATGCCTTATTTTGGTTGGGCTAGACAAGATAGAAAAGATAAACCAAGAGTCCCTATAGCTGCAAAATTAGTAGCCAAAATGTTAGAAGCTGCTGGTGCAACACGGATCATTACAATGGATTTGCACGCAGACCAGATACAAGGGTTCTTTGAAAAACCAGTAGACCATTTATTCGCGTCAACTATATTTTTACCATATTTAAAAAGCCTAAATCTCGATAATTTAACAATTGCCTCACCAGATATGGGAGGTTCTAAGCGTGCTTACGCATACTCTAAAGCCTTAAAAAGCGATGTGGTAATTTGCTACAAGCAACGCGCTAAAGCTAATGTTATATCTCACATGGAGCTAATTGGTGATGTTACCGGTAAAAATGTGGTTTTAGTAGATGATATGGTTGATACCGCTGGCACACTTACTAAAGCCGCAGATCTTATGATGGAGCGTGGTGCTAAAAGTGTAAGAGCAATTTGTACACACCCTATTTTGTCTGGTAGTGCCTATGAACGTTTAGAAAACTCTAAACTAGAAGAACTAATTGTCACCAATTCTATTCCTCCAAAACAAGAAAGTAAAAAACTTAGAGTTTTAAGTTGTGCTCATTTATTTGCAGAAGTGATGTACAACGTACACCACAACCAATCAATAAGCAATAAGTTTGTAATGTAG
- a CDS encoding 50S ribosomal protein L25/general stress protein Ctc produces the protein MKSITINGSQRESVGKSSTKALRNAGQVPCVLYGAEAKPVHFFAPELAFSKLVYTANAHTVVIALDNGDSYNAVMQDIQFHPVTDKILHIDFYEIYEDREITMEIPVKTVGTSRGVLNGGNLRIPYRKLRVRAIPSKLPDFIEVDITPLKIGTKLYISELANEDYKFMHPDNIVVCQVRRSRLAIVDADEDEEETEEGETTEGAAEAPAAEAQE, from the coding sequence ATGAAATCAATTACAATTAATGGATCTCAAAGAGAAAGCGTAGGTAAATCGTCAACGAAAGCCTTACGTAATGCTGGTCAGGTTCCTTGCGTATTATACGGAGCGGAAGCCAAGCCAGTGCATTTCTTTGCACCAGAATTGGCATTCTCTAAACTTGTATATACCGCAAATGCGCATACAGTTGTGATTGCCTTAGATAATGGTGACAGCTATAATGCTGTAATGCAAGACATTCAGTTTCATCCTGTAACCGACAAAATCCTTCACATAGATTTTTATGAAATTTATGAAGATAGAGAAATCACTATGGAAATTCCAGTGAAAACCGTAGGAACGTCTAGAGGAGTTCTTAATGGTGGTAACTTAAGAATACCATACCGTAAATTAAGAGTTAGAGCTATTCCGTCTAAACTCCCAGATTTTATTGAAGTTGATATTACTCCATTAAAAATAGGAACTAAACTTTATATCAGCGAATTAGCCAATGAAGACTACAAATTTATGCACCCAGACAATATTGTTGTTTGCCAAGTAAGACGTAGCCGACTTGCTATTGTTGATGCAGATGAAGACGAAGAAGAAACAGAAGAAGGAGAAACTACTGAAGGAGCAGCAGAAGCACCAGCGGCAGAAGCTCAAGAATAG
- the pth gene encoding aminoacyl-tRNA hydrolase, which produces MWKRFKKWLGFGKAIKENEEDIMKKFLIVGLGNIGEKYQNTRHNIGFKVLDYVAHKEEAVFETVKLGDITTVKVKGRTLLLLKPSTYMNLSGKAVKYWLEKEKIPLQNLLVITDDLNLPFGTLRLKTKGSDGGHNGLKDIQDKLQTTNYNRFRFGISDTFSKGKQVDYVLGQWNDEENSKLEERLKISAELVTSFVLAGVNNTMNQYNGK; this is translated from the coding sequence ATGTGGAAACGTTTTAAAAAATGGCTTGGTTTTGGCAAAGCTATTAAAGAAAATGAAGAAGATATTATGAAAAAATTCTTAATTGTAGGGCTAGGTAACATTGGTGAAAAATATCAAAATACCAGACATAATATTGGCTTTAAAGTTTTAGATTATGTTGCGCATAAAGAAGAGGCTGTTTTTGAAACTGTAAAACTAGGCGACATAACAACAGTTAAAGTTAAAGGGAGAACATTACTTCTTCTTAAGCCCAGCACTTACATGAATCTTAGTGGCAAAGCCGTGAAATATTGGTTAGAAAAGGAAAAAATACCACTTCAAAATTTACTTGTAATAACTGACGACCTCAACTTGCCATTTGGCACACTTAGACTTAAAACTAAAGGGAGTGATGGAGGACATAATGGTCTAAAAGACATTCAAGACAAGCTACAAACCACAAACTATAATCGATTTAGGTTTGGCATAAGCGATACATTTAGTAAAGGTAAACAGGTTGATTATGTTCTTGGTCAATGGAATGATGAAGAAAACTCTAAGCTTGAAGAACGTCTTAAAATTTCTGCTGAATTGGTAACATCCTTCGTTTTGGCTGGTGTAAATAACACCATGAATCAGTATAATGGCAAATAA